TCTGTTAAACCAACAAAGCGACTATCCTTATAACGTTGCTGAGCATGACCGACTGCCGCCCCTTTCATTGGCGCTTCCATAATACCTGGACCACAACCCGTGCAGATATTCAATTCTCGCAATCCTAACTGCATACCAACTTGTCGAGCATAATAGTATTCTGTTTCATTAACGGAATGACCACCCCAACATACGACCATATTCGGGTCTTCCCCAACATGAAGCGCATTAGCATTACGCAAAATTGAAAAGACTAAATTGGTAATATAAAAAGTGCTATGCTCATTAAATAGTTCCGTCGTTAATAATCCCTTAACCGAGGCAATTTGACTATTAACAAATAAAATATCGCGTAGAACTGCAAAAAGGTTAGCTTGAATTGAACGAATTATTTTACCGTCAACAAAAGCACTCTGAGGTGGATCCACTAATTCTAATTTAACCCCTCGCTCTTTACTGATTACATTTATTTCAAAAGATAAAAACCGATCTAGTAATTGTTTAGTATTATCAGTTTTACTACCAGCATTTAGGGTAGCCAACGAGCAATTGCGATAGAGTTGATATAGTTCACTGCTCGCAGAACGCTTTAACATATCTACTTCAATTTGTGACAATAGATCCATTGAACCTAATGGACTAATTTGGGTAATCACAGCGCACCTCTCTTTGATTTTAAGTTATATCTCGGTACTTCTTACGTAGCAAATGCCTCATCAAAAATGCGTACTTTCTACGCATTGATTCCACTCTAGAGATTTTTCGCTACAATATTGTTTATCGATTCATTCAGCATAGCTAATTTAGCCTTAAAACTAAAGCGATTATTTAAACAACAGGACGATTATGACTAAACCATCTCTAGCACTTAAAGACTTTACACAACGATATGTTGATGAATGGCAAGCCACCTGTCACCATGATCCTAAAAGTTACGAACTATATGATATTGCTTCTCCTTGCATAACCAGTACTCATGATTCAGCGGTATTTTGGCGCCCTGTACCGGCTCAAGATCATTCACTCACGATTGTGGAACAAGTTATTTTCATCACCCTACACCCAGATGCGCATGATTTTTATCAAACCCAATATGCTGGTGATATGGCTGCCACATTCAATGGTTTAACTCTAACATTAATTCAGATCTGGAATGATGATGATTTTTCACGTTTAGAGCAAAACTTGATTGCGCACCTTAATATGCAAAAAAAACTCAAACGTCGCCCATCAGTATTTATTGCATCAACATCAGATAATACTGAAATTATTACGATCGATAATCAAACGGGTAACATTATGTTGGAAAGACTTGTTGATAATGAAAATCAAATTCTAGCTGATAATTTAGCTGAATTCTTGGCACAATTAAAACCTATTGCTCAATAGGATTTTTCAAGCGTATAATAAAAAGCTGAGTATAAAAATAACGATTGAGGTCAGCATGTTCGAGAGTTTAGTTAAAGCGCCGGCCGATCCTATATTAGGATTAGCTGATATCTATAAAGCCGATGAGCGTGTCCATAAAATCAATTTGAGTGTGGGTGTTTATAAGGATGAAAATACTGTTACGCCTATTTTAAACAGTGTCAAAAAAGCTGAATCTTATTTATTAGAAAATGAACAGAGTAAATCCTATCTACCTATTGAAGGATTAGCGACATTCAATCTTGCAACCCAACAGCTTATTTTGGGAAATGATAGCCCATTAATTCAAGACAACCGTGTTAAAACTGCCCAAGCTCCCGGCGGGACGGCGGCTTTAAGAATCATGGCTGATTTCCTATTTAATAAGACTAAAACCAAACGAATTTGGCTAAGTCAACCAACTTGGCCTAATCATCGCGGTGTTTTCCATTCCGCAGGGCTTGAAGTTAAAGAATACCGTTATTATGATCCACAAAATCATAATATTGCATTTGATGCTTTGCTTAGCGATCTCGAAAATATTCCTGAAGGAGATGCGGTACTTTTCCATGGATGTTGTCATAATCCAACGGGTATTGATCCAACCGCAGAACAATGGCAACAGATCTTAGCCGTCGCCACCAAAAAACGTTGGTTACCAGTCTTTGACTTAGCCTATCAAGGTTTTGGGGGGGGACTTGAAGAAGATGTGGTCGGTGTCCGTTTATTTGCTAATGCGCTGCCGGAATTACTGATTGCTAGCTCCTATTCCAAGAATTTTGGACTTTATAATGAACGCGTTGGGGCGTTGACACTGATCGCTGAAAATGCAGATATTGCCGATAAGGCATTTAGTCAAGTTAAAACCATTATTCGAACAAACTATTCAAATCCTCCTTCTCATGGTGGTAATATTGTTGCTCATATTCTAAATAATCCAGAGCTCAAAGAAGAATGGATTGCCGAATTAACAGTAATGCGTCAACGTATTCACCGTATGCGACAATTATTTGTTAAAACCTTGCAAGAAAAAGGCACTAATCAAGATTTTAGTTTTATTGTTAAGCAAAACGGTATGTTTTCATTTAGTGGACTTACTGAAGAACAAGTATTAACGTTAAGAAATGATTACGGTATCTATATCGTTAATTCTGGTCGAATTAATGTAGCAGGAATGACACTTGATAATATGTCTCTTTTATGTGAGTCAATTGTTAAAGTGTTGGCCTTGTAACTCATATCCGTCACGCTATTTAAATTGTTAAATAGCGTGGCAACATCTATACTTCCCTTTAGTAAACAAGCTATTAAAGCAATATTTGGTTTGTTAACCCAAACTAAGTACCATTTAAAAGTAAGTAACATTTAACTATAACATTCATTGTTGAGAAACGTTTTATGAAAGCAGATCGTTCGGTTATCGATCAATCACTCTTTTCTTTAAGTTGGCCAATTTTTATTGATATTTTCTTACATTTTTCCACGTTATTAATTAATACCTATATGATAGGTCACGAATCTATCTCAATGGTCGCTGCTACTACCATTGGTAATCAGTTTTTTGATATTTTTATTCCGATTTTTAATTTCATTGGTATTGGATGTAGTGTTGTTGTTGCACAACATTTGGGAGCCAAAAATTATCAACAGGCACGTCATGCTATCCATTTATCCATCGCTTTCAATCTTGTTCTTGGCTTAATTTGCTATTTATTTATCTTATTAGCGGGATATCACGTATTGATAGTTATGAATACACCAAAAACAATCCTAGATTTAAGTTATGACTACTTTCATATTTTGGGTATCTGTTTATTTTTCGAAGCCATTGGTCTTATTATGGCGTCGTGTATTCGCGTTTATGGTTATTCAAAATCGGTTATGTATGTTTCATTAATTATGAATATTACAACTGTCGTGGGTAATATATTGGTGCTTTATGGTTATTGGGGATTTCCTAAATTAGGATTAGTTGGTGTAGCTTGGTCAACAGTAATTGGTCGTGTAGTCAATGTTTTATTGCTTAGTATTATTCTCTTTTGTCATCTAAAAATTAAAGCGGAATTGCGATTATTTATCCAATGGAATAAGAACGTTTTAAAGCAAATTTTACAAATTGGCTTACCTTCTGCGGGTGAAAATTTGCTATGGACGGGTCAGGTATTAGTTATGACCGCCTTTATTAGTTTAATGGGAGAAACGGCATTAGCCGCGCAGGCACTCTATCTACAACTTGCTTATTTTATGATGCTATTTGCCATTGCGATTGGTATCGGTAATGAAATTATAGTTGGTCATTTGGTTGGTGCAAAACAATTCGAATTAGCCTATAAGCGAACATTTAGTAGCCTTAAATTGGGAATGATTGTCACCGTTGTTGTGGTACTTCCGTTTTTCTTCTTCAGAGAACTTATCGTTATATTATTCACCGATAATAGTGATGTGATGCGTATCTTATTACCAATTTTTATTTTATCTATCTTCCTTGAACCGGGACGCACACAAAATATCATTATGGTTAATGCACTAAGAGCAGCCGGCGATGCTCGTTTCCCTTTCTATATGGCAATCATCTTTATGTGGGGCGTTGCTATTCCTATTGGCTATATTCTTGGTATTACATTTCAAATGGGTTTATTGGGGATATGGATCGCTTTTGCTTGCGACGAATGGCTACGCGGACTAGCAAATGCTTGGCGTTGGAAATCAAAAAAATGGCAAAATAACCGTCTTAACATTGATTCATAATTTGGAATAGTTGCTCATTACAATTGCATTTTTAATTTTATAGCGTACAACATAGAAATGATTACTTAAAATATTAGAAATCTATAAAATTATACTGAACATACTAGTTGTAAAAATCATCCAGATGCGATGAACTTATGTTCATTAAGCATCAAGATGATAATTATTTCTAGCATAATGTTTTACTAGCATCGATGTAACTTTTTATTCTTCACTTATCCGCTTAAGGTGAAACGCAAATTGCTTGGGCGGTAAGATTTTTACCACCTCTTATAACCTGCCCACTCGAATTATCAATTAAGTATGGCAGATTATTATCCCCTTGATAATTAACACCCCAAGACTTCATTAATGTGACATTACTGTCTGAATATTCATTGGTATTTTTTAAATCGCCCCATTCTGCTAATAAACCACCACCAATTCGTCTTTGATAATTGTTTGGTTGCCCTAGAAGACCACCTTCCCAAGCTGAATCAGGTGCATTTGCATTTGTTAGATCACCGATAAGCGGTAATTTATAGCCAATACTTTCGCAATAGTCTTTAGCTTCTGAATATATCACTCCTTTCTTGTTATTATTTGAGTTCGGTTTAACAATAAACCATTGTGCAATTTTAAAGGTATAGAGCTTAGTTTTTTTACTTTGATCAGTAAAGATGGTGAAAGTAGTTGGGATAAATGTGTCTTGTGGTAGTATAGTGTTTGAGTTAGGGCCATGTAAGGTTATTTTAGCAATTACTTTTTTATTTTCTGAAAAGGGAGTAATAGCTAAACGTAATTTAGAATCACTTGGCTCTGTTGTATATGTCATGTCATTAACCTTAGTTTCCGCCATCGTTAAATAAAACCAAAGATTATCCATACCACTGGTTGGGAAATTTAGTGAAGGTTGATCAATATTTTGAGGTAAGAATCCTTTATCAAAATCCCACTGATTTGCCGGTCCATTAAAACTATCACTATTATTCACCCCGCCATTAGATTTCAAATAAGGTGTAACCCAACAGGCTGAAGGTTCAATTTTGTGTTGAATAAAAAAGTCGATGTAAGGTAGACCATCAAACTTAATTTTTTTAGGGAATCCATACATAGTTGATATTAAAGAATCACTAGTAAGGGTTAAAGTTATCCTATAATATTTTGAATCACAAGCAACAAACCGAGCATCTCGCCTTACAGTATGGTTTTCATCATTAGAAATTCGTACTTTTATTTTACCTTCGCCTGACATATTTTGATCACCATCGTCATCTACTCCCCATTTACTTGATAATTCAGCTAAGTTAATAAATTGAAAATTACTTGTGTCATATGATGCAGTTATAGGAACCGGTAATAGAATCTGTTCAAACGTTTTTACCGTTTCTGGTACTGTATAAGGGTTATCTTCTTCAGAAGTATTATTGATTGGATCATATATCTTTAGCTTATCCGCATCATAAAACGCCATATAAAATAGATCGTCACTATTATGTACTTTTCTTTTTTCACCATTTTCAAATTCGAATAACAAATAAGGAGCCGTCCCTTGAATAGGGTTTTCTGTTTGTTTCGACAAATTTCCCCATGCGACACAACTTCCCATAAGACTGAAAATTAATAACAATCGAAAAATTTGACAAAATACCATCGTCAAATACCGATAACTTTTATTAATAACTTCATCTGGCATTGCTACAAACACGTTTGTTTTTTGGTGAAGGACATCCACCGCATTTATCGTATTATGGTAGTAAAATTTAGGTATTATAAAAGATAAAGAAGCGTGATCGATGTGACGCATTATGGCTATTTCCTTTGTCTGTTTTTTAACCAAGCTATATTATTTTTTAGACTAAAAATACAGCTATTTTTGTGCTAACATATTAAATAATATAGATTTTTTTTGCAACTTATGTTTTTGTTTTACTTGGTAAAATGAGATATATAGGAAAGCAATAATATTGTCACAATAGTGAGCATATATCCCAAAAATCATTAAATGATTAATGAGAAGATTGTTTAGTGCGTACTGATTTATAATTAGTGAGATTAACTCATATCACTAGGATAATAATTTAATCGGCAGTGAAACTTAATTATCACTAATTTTGTGGTTAATATCTTAATACTTAAAAAGTGATTTTTCAACTAACTTATTAAATTATAATAAATTATTTATAAAATAACTTATAGTGGAATCGTAATTATTTATCATCTAAAATAGAGATGACCATTTATTGATAGGGTAAATCTATGCGCTGGCAAAATAAACGCGAAAGCACTAATATTGAGGATCGCCGTTCACAAACAAGCAGCCAATTAGGTAATATTCCACTTCGTGGTAAAAGTGGATTGATAGTATTCATTATCATTTTAGTGGCTGGTTATTACGGCGTTGATTTGACCGGTTTATTAAATAGTACCACCGTGACACCTACCGATCAGAGTGTTTCCTATTCTCAAGAGGATGAAGAGGCAACCAGATTTACCTCCGTTATTTTGGCATCAACCGAAGATTATTGGTCACAAGAATTTCACCGTTTAGGTAAATCATACACCCCCGCCAAATTAGTTCTTTATCGAGGTTCTACCCGAACTGGTTGTGGTGTTGGTCAATCTATAATGGGGCCTTTTTACTGTAGTGCAGATCGCACGCTTTACCTTGATCTCTCTTTTTATCAAGAAATGAAACAACGTTTGGGTGGAGGTGGTGAATTTGCACAGGGTTATGTTATTGCGCATGAGGTCGCTCATCATGTACAGAACTTACTGGGTACTTTTGATTATGTAGCTAATTTACGACAAGGTAATTCTTCCGCCGGTAAAAATCAATTGTCTGTTAAACTTGAACTACAAGCCGATTGCTATGCCGGGATGTGGGGACACGCAATGCAACAAGAGAATATTTTAGAGGTGGGTGATATTGATACGGCATTAAAAACGGCTCAAGCAATTGGTGATGATCGGTTACAAAAACAACAACAAGGCTATGTTGTACCCGACAGTTTTACTCATGGCACTTCTCAACAACGTTATAATTGGTTCAAACGTGGCTTTGACAGTGGTAATATAAAAAACTGTGATACTTTTGCGGATTAATTAGGATATAACCACTTACTCTTTTAAAGGATTAAGCATTAATAGGTAAAGTGATTTTATTGTCATTTTTATTACTCCGTTAATCGCATCTTTAGTCTGGTAAAGGGCTTATTTATTTCTACTTGTGTGGTGTGGTTTTGTTTATTT
Above is a genomic segment from Frischella perrara containing:
- the syd gene encoding SecY-interacting protein; this translates as MTKPSLALKDFTQRYVDEWQATCHHDPKSYELYDIASPCITSTHDSAVFWRPVPAQDHSLTIVEQVIFITLHPDAHDFYQTQYAGDMAATFNGLTLTLIQIWNDDDFSRLEQNLIAHLNMQKKLKRRPSVFIASTSDNTEIITIDNQTGNIMLERLVDNENQILADNLAEFLAQLKPIAQ
- a CDS encoding aromatic amino acid transaminase produces the protein MFESLVKAPADPILGLADIYKADERVHKINLSVGVYKDENTVTPILNSVKKAESYLLENEQSKSYLPIEGLATFNLATQQLILGNDSPLIQDNRVKTAQAPGGTAALRIMADFLFNKTKTKRIWLSQPTWPNHRGVFHSAGLEVKEYRYYDPQNHNIAFDALLSDLENIPEGDAVLFHGCCHNPTGIDPTAEQWQQILAVATKKRWLPVFDLAYQGFGGGLEEDVVGVRLFANALPELLIASSYSKNFGLYNERVGALTLIAENADIADKAFSQVKTIIRTNYSNPPSHGGNIVAHILNNPELKEEWIAELTVMRQRIHRMRQLFVKTLQEKGTNQDFSFIVKQNGMFSFSGLTEEQVLTLRNDYGIYIVNSGRINVAGMTLDNMSLLCESIVKVLAL
- a CDS encoding MATE family efflux transporter translates to MKADRSVIDQSLFSLSWPIFIDIFLHFSTLLINTYMIGHESISMVAATTIGNQFFDIFIPIFNFIGIGCSVVVAQHLGAKNYQQARHAIHLSIAFNLVLGLICYLFILLAGYHVLIVMNTPKTILDLSYDYFHILGICLFFEAIGLIMASCIRVYGYSKSVMYVSLIMNITTVVGNILVLYGYWGFPKLGLVGVAWSTVIGRVVNVLLLSIILFCHLKIKAELRLFIQWNKNVLKQILQIGLPSAGENLLWTGQVLVMTAFISLMGETALAAQALYLQLAYFMMLFAIAIGIGNEIIVGHLVGAKQFELAYKRTFSSLKLGMIVTVVVVLPFFFFRELIVILFTDNSDVMRILLPIFILSIFLEPGRTQNIIMVNALRAAGDARFPFYMAIIFMWGVAIPIGYILGITFQMGLLGIWIAFACDEWLRGLANAWRWKSKKWQNNRLNIDS
- a CDS encoding neutral zinc metallopeptidase gives rise to the protein MRWQNKRESTNIEDRRSQTSSQLGNIPLRGKSGLIVFIIILVAGYYGVDLTGLLNSTTVTPTDQSVSYSQEDEEATRFTSVILASTEDYWSQEFHRLGKSYTPAKLVLYRGSTRTGCGVGQSIMGPFYCSADRTLYLDLSFYQEMKQRLGGGGEFAQGYVIAHEVAHHVQNLLGTFDYVANLRQGNSSAGKNQLSVKLELQADCYAGMWGHAMQQENILEVGDIDTALKTAQAIGDDRLQKQQQGYVVPDSFTHGTSQQRYNWFKRGFDSGNIKNCDTFAD